DNA sequence from the Streptomyces cinnabarinus genome:
TGTGCTGCTTGCCGGGGGCTGTACGCCTCGGGCTCGGCGTACAGGAGGGGCAGGGCTTGCGTACGCACCGCCTCGATCAGGGTGCGGTAGTGGGCGCCTTGGAAGAGGATGCCGGTGTTGAGGCGCGGCAGGTGCTGCAGAGTCCAGGCGTTGGCGGTCTCAAGCATGCCGGACGATGGTCCCTTTCTGGTCCGCGCGGTCAAGCCGGACCATGTGCACGCCCTGCAGGTCGGGCGTCCACCAGTCGGTGCTGCTGCGGTGGCGGGCGAGTGCGGGGCCTACGCCCAGGACCGGCACTCCGGCGGCCCGGGCGGCATGGGCGCCGGTGAGCGAGTCCTCGACGGCGAGCGCCTGTTCGGGCCGCACGCCCAGCGCGTCGCAGGCGACGAGGTAGAGGTCGGGGGCCGGTTTGGGGGCGGCGACCTCGTCGGCGGCCACAGTGAACGGGACCAGGTCTGCCAGCCCGGCCAGGGCGAGCGTGGCGTCGAGCAGGGACCGCGACGAATTGCTGGCGATCGCGGTCGGCATCCTCGGCGCGGTGCGGCGCACGAGGTCGAGCGCGCCGGGCATCGGGCGGGCCAGCCGTGGAAGGGCGGCAATGGTGCTGTGTTCCAGTTCGGTCAGCAGCGCGGTCGCCGGCTCGTCGAGCAGCTCGGCGAGGATGGCGGCCTGTGCCGGAAGCGCCAGTGAGGCCAGCCGTGTGTGCACCAGCGGGCTGCTGGAGCGGTCGCGGCGGGCGAACATGCCGCTGACGGCGTGGCGGACGCACGGGTGGGTGTCCATCAGAGTGCCGTCGCAGTCGAAGACGACCGCGGCGACCGTGAACGTGATCATCGAAGGATCTCAGGGCGCACGTGCAGCTCAACCGGGTTGAAGCCCACCGGGTCGGGGCTGCGGGGCGGCACGCGGGTGAACCCGGCGGCGCGCAGGGTGGCGCGGACGGCGTCGCCGTCGATGTACTTGTCGTGGATCTCCATCACAATGCGGTCCACGTGCTTCATCCAGGGCTGGGGTTCGGCGAAGATGTCGCGTTCGCTGCCCTCGATGTCGACCTTGAGCAGGTCGATGTGCTCGATGCCGTGATCGTCCAGGAGCCGCTCGACCGTCACGGACGCGACCGTGCGCGAGGGGCGCGTGAGGATGTTCTCCAACCGGTGAGGGCGGGTGCGGCGCAGCTCGTACACATCGGGTACGGCGGTGCAGGTGTCCCAGAACCCGCTGACAGCGAAGGCGAGTTCACCCTCTGCGTCGGACACCGCCCGTTCATCGACAAGCCAGTTGAGACCTGATGCCCGGGCGTTGCGCAGCAGCACCGCGCGGCTCTCGGCGATCGGTTCGACGGTCAGCAGCGTGTGGGGACGGTAGCGGGCGGTGAAGTAGGCGGCCGCCTGGCCGGTGTTGCCACCGAGGTCGACGATCGTGCCCAGAGTGCCGCAGTCGTTCAGCGCGTAGGCCGCTTGGAGATCATAGGAGCGTTCCAGAAAGATCTGGTGCAGGATGAGCAGGTCGCTCTGGTTCTTGCGCACCCAGACACGGACACGGCCGCCGCCCGGCGTGGCGAACGACAACGACACCAGGTCCTCATGGTCCAGCGGACGGCCGGCAGCGCCGGCCAAGCGGCGCAGCATCCAGTACGGCGCACGCGCACGGCTGGCGCCGGTGGCGTGCCGCGCGGCCGTCACCACATCCCGCACCATGCCCGCGGACTCCCGCCGCAGGACAGCCGACCAGCCGACACCGTACTGACGGTCCGCGTCAGAACGCAGATAGCTCACAGGCACCAGGAAGACTCCCCGCTGCGGGACGGTCCCGCGCGCCCCTCATCCCAGCGCACACCGTCCGACCTGCACGGTCGGATCCCTGCGCGGCGTAGCAGGATCACCCGAACTGGCCAGTGCCGAGGCCGTGCCGGGATCGAGCCGGTGCACGGTGGCGGGGATGCGAACCGTCCGGGAAGGACGACGTCTCGCACACCATGGCCTGCAGATGCGGGACGACGTCCCTTCCCTCACGATGGGAAAGGAAAATCACCTGGTCAGGACGGCTCTGGGAAGAGGAGACGGGTGAACGCTGAACGACCGCCGCGGTGGCTCTTCCCCGATTCTGCCCAGGCCGCCGTTCCAGTAGAGGTGACCGGACTCTCGGCCGACCTGACCGGGAACGTCTGCGACTGCGGATTCCTGCGCGGGATCGTCGAAGAGACGCTGGCGCCCGTCGCCATCCTCGACGAGCAACTGCGCTACCTCTACGTCAATCCCGCGTTCGTCCGGGTCAGCGGCGTCCCCGCCAGCACGTTCCTCGGCCGGACCCTGGGCGATGTACTGCCCGACGTCCAAGGCCCCACGGACATCGTCCTGAAGGTGATGGAAGACGGTCGGCCCCGGGAGGCAACCGTCACCGGAACCACACGTGTCCCTTCGAGCGTGGGCCGCAGACTGTGGCGCGCGGTCTTCCACCGGCTGGAGATTCAAGGACAGGTTGTCGGTGTGTGCGGCATCGGCGTGGAGGTCAGCAACCTGCGCCGGTACCTGGACGACCTGGAAAACGCCCATCAGCGGCTCGCCATGCTGGATACGGCAGCCACCCGCGTCGGCACCACACTCGATGTCGAGGTCACCTGCACCGAGTTGGCCGACTTCCTCGCGCCCTCCATGGCCGATGTCGCCGCAGTCGGCATCGTCGAAGAGGAGCACGACGGTGCGTCCTCGCCAGCTCCGGGAATGCTGCGGTTGCGCAAAATGGCCCTCGCCGCACCGGAGGAGTTGAGATGGCGCCTGCGCCTGCTGGGCGGTCCGGAAGGCTA
Encoded proteins:
- a CDS encoding FkbM family methyltransferase, with translation MPVSYLRSDADRQYGVGWSAVLRRESAGMVRDVVTAARHATGASRARAPYWMLRRLAGAAGRPLDHEDLVSLSFATPGGGRVRVWVRKNQSDLLILHQIFLERSYDLQAAYALNDCGTLGTIVDLGGNTGQAAAYFTARYRPHTLLTVEPIAESRAVLLRNARASGLNWLVDERAVSDAEGELAFAVSGFWDTCTAVPDVYELRRTRPHRLENILTRPSRTVASVTVERLLDDHGIEHIDLLKVDIEGSERDIFAEPQPWMKHVDRIVMEIHDKYIDGDAVRATLRAAGFTRVPPRSPDPVGFNPVELHVRPEILR
- a CDS encoding HAD family hydrolase; the protein is MITFTVAAVVFDCDGTLMDTHPCVRHAVSGMFARRDRSSSPLVHTRLASLALPAQAAILAELLDEPATALLTELEHSTIAALPRLARPMPGALDLVRRTAPRMPTAIASNSSRSLLDATLALAGLADLVPFTVAADEVAAPKPAPDLYLVACDALGVRPEQALAVEDSLTGAHAARAAGVPVLGVGPALARHRSSTDWWTPDLQGVHMVRLDRADQKGTIVRHA